DNA sequence from the Coregonus clupeaformis isolate EN_2021a chromosome 13, ASM2061545v1, whole genome shotgun sequence genome:
ACTCACCGAATCCATTGTCAGGGTATTGCATACTAGCTAGGTGTACGTGTTTCATTAACATTAAATTAAAATGAGGTAAACATATGAGTTATCAATCGCTCGTCTAAATAGACCCTAAACATCAACCAACACGCGCCATAAACCTGCACACTCTGCTTCCGTATCCCTGTTGGTTGGAGGACTTCCGGTCCGAAATGTTCTTCTGAACGTCAAAAGTCCTGATAATATTATTGAAACTAAAATAAATCATTACTGGCAAACGGTAgtcaaatgaacttttaagagcATAAAAATGTGTTGTATAATTACTCACTCTGTGATATTTACAGCCGTTTTTTAAAATCATTTTAAAATAATATATGCCTACCCATTGATTGAATATAAAACCATGACTGCAGTGCTTAGTTCAACTAACCTAACCCCATCATAACCCAATATGAAAGGATATTTTACTACATTATTTGTGAACAATGTCTTTAGAAACAAACAATGTATAGTTTCAAAACATTGTAGCAAAGTCAGGGGCCGACCGAGCCCCCTTGTGACTGTCTCAACAGTAGGTGTTTTGCCAAGATAGCCAAACCACTTTACAAGGTTACTAGTAGTTGGTTTAAGGTCACTATAGGGTGAATTCGGCAAGAGTGGGACATCATATAAACTGGGACAGCTTAATCCTGATGCATAGCCACGGGAAgatgtttgggggtgtttttggGGGTTTATTTTTTTGCCTTGCTACAGACAGCTAtatcggtccactaatacaggactagtaaaggcccagtgcactacttttgtgaataaTTATTTTACCCCTACATCCCGCGGCTATGTCCTGACACTTTTATTTCTTGGTCTGACAAGAGAAAATTCAAACTATTGTTactaatggtgctttcaagacaactaggaacaaaacaaaaaacaaggtcaaatcatgatgtcagtgatcttcaggtcggaaagtcggagctctagaaagatgccgcATTTACGACTTGGAATTCTAAGTTGGGTGacaaaataaatatttttcccagtctgagctagtttttttctgagtttccagttgttttgaacgcactgaagtctgtTTTCCAAGTTcctagttgttttgaacgcagtaTAAGCCCCTGCAGAGAAACCACATGATCAAAATTACATCTCTTCATTGGTGTGACATCATAGGGCAGAGCAAGCTTCAAACAGGAAGCTCACCCCACGAAGCACACAGTATGATCAGTGACATAGCTTTTTTCTGTTTTGATGTTAAGGTTATAAAACTGTCATAAATAATGCACTGTGCcaaattgtgatgtaaatgtgcgTACTATGTACTGGTGCATCACAATACATAAAAAAGGTGCGAATATTATATTTCAATTTTGTCATTGTtgtcattttttgttgttgtcccgCTTTACCAACCATAGCTAGCTAAAGAAGGACAGCATGGAGTAGCTAAAGTGGGACAGTCTTTTCCAATGGAGGAAAGAGATCCAGTTTACATTAGGGAAACCCCCGGAACATAGGTTAGGCAGGGCTCTGGTTCTTGTAGTACTATATCCTGTTAATTTTTTCTTGTAGTActgtcagtgcttgacttggacaggAACTCACCGtcgctgagtaccggcacctcaaatgttctactgcttgagctcctgttcctcttattaggtcaaaagtattgtggagctcctgcacttaaatataaacagtacccatacccaaaatgagtaccggaacctatttcagcccaagtcaagcactgactaCTGTTGTTAGTACTGTTATTAAAGTGAATTCAGAAAAAGTGGTACATTTTAGCATTTCCGTCTTCTGTAACCTCTTCAGACATCTATCCAACATATTAGCCCAACACATGATACATTTCAGAAATCCTCAGATGTTTCCTAATCACACAAAATGTAATTCAATTGTCATTGGGGTACAATTAGGACTATAATAATGGTGTCCCAGTTTATCTAAACTGCTGTACCAGTTTACCAAAATGCAAACTGAAAATATGGTCTTGACTCAGTGTACACAAATGGGTGTGTCATGCATCCTTTGAATATTTTATCAACATTAGTTTTTTGTTTGATTAGGAAACATCTTGAGGATTTCAGAAATGTACAGTCTCATGTGTTGGGCTAACACGTTGGATAAAGCACGTCCGCACGCTTCACTCCTGAAAGTTGCTCATGCCTGCAACCTTCGGACACGTCGATGGCAATAAGCGGGGGCCATCCCAACTCTCTCATCAATGTAGTGAAGTTAGGAGGACTTTTAATTGTATCATCTCACAAAATGACTAGTCCTCCAATTAATATGAATAAGGCAGGAGCCATTGGCCCTTCATCAGTACCTGACtataacagtggaggctgctgaggggaggacggctcataataatggctgaaatggagtcaatggaatggcatcaaaaaaccatgtgtttgatgttttcaataccattccactaattccactccagccattaccatgagctcgtcctccccaattaaggtgccaccaaactCCTGTGGACTATACTATATATAAGACTGGGACATTTGACACTATGTGGACCATTAGGCTGAAGAAAACACGATAGGATAAACAAAAGTTCTGACCGTACACAGATAAACCTGGTCAAACCGGTTTCCCTCTATTGTTCCCAGGCAGCACCTTGTCCCTGATTCGCTGATGTCCAGGTCAATTCTAGTTATTCCAGCTTTCTCTGCGCTCCCATTCCATATAATGTTGTTGTGTTCACACGAGTCTCACCTACTCAGCACGGCTTGATATCTATCAACAACAATGAGGACAATGTTAATCTTCTTTGGAATGCTTTTCACCCTTTCAAATGCAGGTATGTTATGATATTGATCTaagaaaaacatttacatttctgtAAGATTGAATATTCAGTTTGTCAATACCTTTCTGACTTAGAAATTGTAACACACAAAGAAACAATTGTGTCAGAATTTGATCGAACATATCCTCATAAGcctatcttaaacatttgaaaaACACAATGCAGTAGTGTATCTTTTGAGATACGTTTTTTTTAAAGCTATGCTGATGATTCATTATTCATAACATGTGGTTATTCCTTCTCCAAATTGTTGCTTTACTCTAGAACTCCAAGTGAGCCTTCTGAAAGAGTCAGATGGACTTGTAACAGGCAGGTTTGCTGACTCTTTACTTTTGAGTCTGCCTCCATGTTATTTGGCAACAAAGAGTGTGACTTTGGAGTACAACAACACTGACACCAACGAGAGCAGTGAGTGTTCGATTTGGCCTTTTGTCTTCTAATATCAATATGATTATGGGAGGAATCTTGCATAACTTTCCATTCAATTGCTAAAACCAATAATTTTATTCTGACAAGACAATGGTAACCATGGTCAATTCGAAATGCTAAACCAGTGATGTTTTTTTATTGTGGTCATTTGTAATATTTATGGTACTGGGGTATGAATGTCTCATTCCACAGAAACTTTGGTCAATATATTCAAAGTGCTCCCCTGTCAGCTCAGAAGGGACATCCTCTCAACCATTGAGAATAATGGCCAGTTCACTACCAGCAGAAACCTGGGTTATCAAGTGACAAATCTCAccactggctcaacatacaggTAGATAGAGCTATTTTTTAATTGTCCTGTAtttatcttcttttttttcttcaagATGTTTCGACCACAGTTAAATAGCCGTTCTATTTATTTCCAGGCTTCAGTATGTGGTAGGGGCAGAGAAGAGCAACATTCTGGAGGGCTCTACAAGACAAGGTATTTGAAGACAGTCGTACCCATTGTCTTTCTATGTCATTCTATTAACCTTTATATCTGGAGTCTATATTCACCACCATCACATACAGGTTTCTGACTCCAGTTGTAAGTAAACAAAACCTGATACATATTTTTTGTATGCTCTTTATTTCAGTCAAAGACCACAACCAAATAGACTCTGGCCTGCCAGCACGCAGTGGAGCCATGGTGGTCATCACCGTCATACTGTCTGTGTCCATGTTCATTTTGCTGGTAGCCCTCATTGTCACTGTTGCCTATTCCCTTGGTGGGGATTAAAACACATTTCTAAAGTCTGAATTTCACATTTAATATAGATTTTATCTGGATACATTTATACAATTATACTTCATATGCAAACACGCATCAGTACTGCACATTGCTGAAGTACTTCTTTAATGATAGCTTTGAACAATATTCTATGAGGTATCTGTTTCCAGAACTTTCTAGTACATTTAAAACCTTGAATTATAGTGTTTTATGCAGTTTCAACTGCTGTCTATCGTTCGCTTATTTGGAGTATGACTGAATTAAAATGATTCAGATTTAACAACATTCCAACGTTACATTATTTTTAATAGTAACAAACATCATTAGTCAGCCTACATCAACTTCATAGCATTGTAAAACGttttataaaaataaacaaaCTTTCATAAATTCTTATGATTTGTCATATCCGAGCCCTTGTTCTACTCTACCACCTTGCGAagttgttagattaatttgtattttaagaataatgactaaagcatttcaccccaaatacagtataaatgtgtaaactgtgttagaattataatgtagtgtcaacccactaacagaggggggcgggactaaacattccagggtgaaggagaaaggtggaaactgtttaagaaagcctcctaaaggtgggcggagcaaagtgcctttgtgtgtcaaggggtataaaacaggagtgtatgggttttggcgccagagctctccatgaataaaaatacagatcattcttgctggttgtggaccttgaatcatttatgattaaaaccagagccttacaacctctggtaatgattcaagcttaggttgaattagagatagaaattctcgtaacAGAAGTGCACTGAGCAGGCGTCCCCTCACAGTCAAAGGGGTCAGAGTATAGAGCCAGCCCAGGTGGAGACTACAGAATATAGCAGGACTTGCTAACTAGTCCTTTCTCCACACGGTCAGGGTCAGCAGACCACAATGATCAGCCCTTTCAAGCACATCTTGGAGCTCAAACAAATCATAATATCCCACTGGCACGTTGTTCACAGTCACCACCTCATCTCCTTCTTGCAAACACCCGTGGGCTGGTGAGTTGTTTAGTATAGTTGATATTACCATAGGTTCTAATTGGTTAGTTCGCCTTAAGAGTCTAAATCCAAAGCCGCCAGCGACATGTGATGCTGCAATAGTGGGATGCACCTCAATACACCATTGCACAGGTCATTCTATACAGTCATTGGCAAGCAGGGTTGCCAAGTCAAGCTCAATTTCTTGCCCAATGACCACTCAAAACCCACCCAAAATGCCTGAAACTAGGCAAAAGAAAATGTGCACAGAAAGAGGGGAGTTGCCATATCTATACAATAAACCCTTTTTCCATTAAGTTATCGagccaattaagaaggaatatcatAGTAACTTGTAACGACGTTAGAAGCAAAATGTGGGTTTCCTTAATAATAGCAGTTAAATgagttaaatcgacatccattgatggaaaatgatctggcgaGTTTAATAAGGGCTAATGATCTTTTCTCTTGCCacatattcaaattcctttattacGTCATAAGGCACAAggggtatggtatatggccaatatactacggctaagggctgttattaagcacgatgcaacgcagaatgcctggatacagccgttagccatggtatattggccatatacagcATACCCTCGGGGTACCttactgctattataaactggttaacactgtaattagaacagtaaaaagtataccatggctttcagccaatcagcattcagggctcgaaccacgtttataaatgtaaataaatcccctttgcgaatgtgcataactatagagaaatccgacaggagagtttgagtgatgaaagttgaACTGAGGATCTCGAAATCTCTGAGCAAGAAACATTTGGCTGAACATAAAAAAACGAATGTTAGTCTATTTTCTGGCTATTGTGCTGTTATTATGTggcagatgttaagactacaaaccgttataaatggcccatTTGCGACATTGACTTGTCATGTCAATAGACATAGGCTACAGACTAAGATCTGGGTTTATGATTGAAATTACATTTTGCCATAGTTTGCTTAACTAAAGGCAGGTAGCcgatagcccctgataggcctacatctaatttcagatagtgtacagtagcctagacaagatgtaggcaagatgtaaactgaactatttagcagcttgcttagttcaaattaacaGACTAATTTATTAATAGGTAGCGAGGCGATTTCGCAATAAGAAGTGCTTGTGttggctactgaggatggggtcataATTTAAATCACTGAATGAAATCTTAATAATAtgtatatgaactgaatatgcttgtcaacaacagtcAGTGTTTATTTTTGTAGAATTtgttttacctgtagcctaatctgactaCTGTTACCGCCAATCTAATGcgttcataataacacaaggctacaacaacaaaatgaagtcataggctatttattacattggtttgccagctccaggtaggctacacaagtggcaccaTTTGATttgcagtttaaaccacctccgagCGATTCCAGTGCTTTGTCTCCATTATTTAttgatgtgcatcagttctaGCGTATTATTATGTTTTAtggaaataggtgtctccataatgacaatctaaatagcctacctacaactggtaaaaagttGACACAACGTGCACGCGTGCTGCTCTCTCGCCTCTCGCTCACGTGACTCAGCCAATAACTGTAGtgctctctcaacacacacacacacacacacacacacacacacacacacacacacacacacacacacacacatcctgcaccccccaccactcactcactcactcagcaacAGCCTCTCACTGCCTGAAAGTCAGCAGAAGGTAACAGTGACATatttacagttgaaatcggaagtttacatacacttaggttggagtcattaaaactcgtttttcaaccactccacaaatttcttggtaacaaactatcgttttggcaagtcggttaggacatctactttgtgcatgacacaagttatttttccaacaattgtttacagacagattatttcacttataattcactgtatcacaattccagtaggtcagaaaaAAGACCtcaaaatattgtagacctccacaagtctggttcatccttgggagcaatttccaaatgcctaaaggtaccacgttcatctgtacaaacaatagtacgcaagtataaacaccatgggaccacgcagccgtcataccgctcaggaaggagacgcgttctgtctccctagagatgaacgtactttggtgcgaaaagtgcaaatcaatcccagaacaacagcaaaggaccttgtgaagatgctggaggaaacaggtacaaatgaatctatatccaaagtaaaacgagtcctatatcggcataacctgaaaggccgctcagcaaggaagaagccactgctccaaaaccgccataaaaagccagactacggtttgcaactgcacatggggacaaagatcgtagtttttggagaaatgtcctctggtctgatgaaacaaaaatagaactgtttggccataatgaccatcgttatgtttggaggaaaaaggggaaggcttgcaagccgaagagcaccatcccaaccgtgaagcacgggggtggcagcatcatgctgtgggggtgctttgctgcaggagggactggtgcactaaacaaaatagatggcatcatgaggaaggaaaattatgtggatatattgaagcaacatctcaagacatcagtcaggaagttaaaggttggtcacaaatggttcttccaaatggacaatgaccacaagcatacttccaaagttgtggcaaaatggcttaaggacaacaaaggcaaggtattggagtggccatcacaaagccctgacctcaaccctatataaaaatatgtgggcagaactgaaaaagcgtttgcgagcatggaggcctactaacctgactccgttacaccagctctgtcaggaggaatgggccaaaattcacccaacttattgttgtgggaagcttgtggaaggctacccgaaacgtttgacccaagttaaacaatttaaaggcaatgctaccaaatactaattgagtgtatgtaaacttctgacccactgggaatgtgatgaaataaataaaacctgaaataaatcattttctcaactattattctgacatttcacattcttaaaataaagtggtgatcctaactgacctaaaacagggaatttttactaggattaaatgtcaggaattgtgaaaaactgagtttaaatgtatttggctaaggtgtatgtaaacctccga
Encoded proteins:
- the LOC121580188 gene encoding uroplakin-2-like, with the protein product MRTMLIFFGMLFTLSNAELQVSLLKESDGLVTGRFADSLLLSLPPCYLATKSVTLEYNNTDTNESKTLVNIFKVLPCQLRRDILSTIENNGQFTTSRNLGYQVTNLTTGSTYRLQYVVGAEKSNILEGSTRQVKDHNQIDSGLPARSGAMVVITVILSVSMFILLVALIVTVAYSLGGD